TCGTGCGCGCCTTCCACGCGATTCAGCCGCTCGGGTCGATCCCCACCACGTTCATCATCGATCGAAAGGGGCGGATCCAGAAAATCGTGGTCGGCTCGCGCGAGAAGAGCGAGTTCGAATCGATGGTCACCGCGCTTCTGTAGACGGGATTGCGCGCGGAAAATACGCTGCGGCTTCGGCGGGGATCCCCACCGAAGCCGTTTTTTTAAGGGCGGCGAGCGGCGAAGGAGCGCCCTCCTCTTCGCGAGGGCGACGGACCGGATCGGGGATCGGCCGAGCCCACTCGATCCGTTCCGCCGCCCGTGGTATCTTGGAACGACCACCTTCGAGGGAGGAGCGCCGGCGTGCTGGTCCTTTTCAACGGCAGGATCGGATGGGGGGCGGTGGGGGAAACCGCCCTGCTGGCGCGCGCGGGGATCATCGAAGCGGTCGGCGGTGATGGAGAAATCCTGGACCTCGCCCCCGCCCGGGCGGAGAGAATCGATCTGCGGGGGGGGCTCCTGCTTCCCGGATTCACCGACGCGCACGTCCACCTTCTTCACCTCGGCCGCCTTTTGCACCGTACCGATCTGGGAGAGGCGCTCTCCCTCGCCGGGGCGCTGGAGAGGATCGAGCGGACCGTTCGGGAGAGCGCCGAGCCGGTCCTTTTCTTCGAAGGGGCCGACGAGTCGCTCTGGCCGGAGCGCCGCCTGCCGACGCGCCGGGAGCTGGACCGCCTCGAACCGCGCCGTCCGCTCCTGGTTCGCCGTGTCTGCATGCACATCGCCGTCGCGAACGGTCCCGCGTTGGAGCGGATCGGCGCCCGCCGCCCGGACGTGGACCCGGAGAGTGGGAGATGCGAGGAGGAGTCGGTTCTTCATCTGGAGGACGGCCCTTTCCGGCCATCGGAGGAAGAGGATCGCCGGGCGGTGCTGCGCGCCCAGGAGAGGGCGCTTTCGTTCGGAGTCACCACGGTCCACGAGATCGATTCCCCCCGGTTCGCGCGGGTCTGGCGCGCCCTGGAGAGTGAGGGACGCCTCCGGACGCGCGTCTTCTTTTACGCGGCCTCGGCGCCGGAGGAGACGGCGGAGCTGGCGGCGGAAAACCGGGAAGGGGATCTCTTCCGTGTCGCCGGCGTGAAGGCGTTCTTGGACGGATCGATCGGGGGATGCACGGCGGCGGTGACGGAGCCCTATCCGACCGGCGGCGACGGGACGCTTCTTCTGGAACGCGATGCCGTCGAAAAGTTGATCCGTAAGGCGGAGGAACTCGAGCTGCCGGTGGCGCTTCACGCCATCGGAGATCGGGCGATCGAGGAGGCTCTCGCCGCCCACGAGGCGATCCGGCGGGAGGGCCCGCCCCCCGTTCCCCACAGGATCGAGCACGCGGAGATGCTCACGCCCGCCCAGGCCGGCCGTGTCCGCCGCCAGGGGCTCCTCCTTTCCATGCAGCCCAACTTCCCGCTCCGGTGGGGCGGCCCCGGGGGGCTCTACGAGACGCGTGTCGGGCGGGAGAGAGCCCGCGGTTGGAACCGGATCGGCGAGTGGATCCGCGCGGGGATTCCGGTCGCCTTTGGGTCCGACGGCATGCCTTTCGATCCTTTCACCGGGATGGAGGGAGCCGTCCGCCATCCCGTCCCGGCGGAGAGGATCTCGCCGGAGGAAGCCTTCCACGCCTACTCCGGGAGGGCGGAGCGCTTCGTTCCCGGCGGAGGCGCGGGCGGGTCGATCGCCCCCGGTCGCCGCGCGGATCTGATTCTGTTCGACGGTCCGCCGGCGGAGGGGGAGCCGCTGCGCCGGGAAAGGCTGGCCCGCGTGTTCGCGGCGGGGGAGACGGTGTATGTGCGCGAGTGAGGAGACCCCGGACCTCTTCGGCGTCGGCCAGGGAGAAGGGGAGTCGAAAGAGCCGCGAAGCCCGCTGGCGGACCGTCTCCGGCCGCGTACGCTGGAGGAGTTCGTCGGCCAGGGGCATCTGCTCGGCGAAGGGGCGGTCCTGGAGAGGATGATCCGGGGGGGCGAACTCCTTTCCGTCATCTTCTGGGGGCCGCCGGGGACGGGGAAGACCACCCTCGCGCGGCTCATGGCGCGTTACGCCGGCGCCGTCTTTCTCGAGTTCAGCGCCGTTCTCTCCGGTGTAAAGGAGATACGCGAGGCCGTCGTCCGGGCCCGAAGGGAGAGGGACCTCCGTGGAAAGCGGACCATCCTTTTCGTCGACGAGATCCACCGCTTCAACAAGGCGCAACAGGACGCCTTCCTCCCCCACATGGAGGACGGGACCATCACTCTTGTGGGCGCGACCACCGAGAATCCTTCCTTCGAGGTGAACGCGGCGCTTCTCAGCCGGACCAGGGTCTTCACCCTCGAACCGTTACGCGAGGAGGATGTGGTCTCCATCCTGGACCGCGCGCTGGAGGACCCGGAACGCGGCCTCGGCGTTCGCGTCGAAATCGGACCGGAGGAGAAGCTGAGGATCGTTTCCTTCAGCGAGGGGGACGCGCGCCGCGCCCTCTCTCTGTTGGAGCTGGCGGTGCGGATGGCGGCCGCCGGGGAGGGGGGCGCATGCCGGGTGACGGGGGAGACGATCGACGCGGCGGCGCAGAAGAAGGCGCTCCTTTACGACAAAAGCGGGGAAGAGCACTACAACCTGATCAGCGCGCTCCATAAAAGTCTACGCGGCAGCAACCCGGACGCGGCGCTTTACTATGCGGTCCGCATGATCGAGTCGGGCGAGGACCCCCGCTACCTCCTCCGGCGCCTGATTCGTTTCGCCGTCGAGGACGTGGGGCTCGCCGATCCACGGGCGCTCGCCGTGGCGTTGAACGCCGACGACACCTACCGTCGCCTCGGATCTCCCGAAGGGGACCTCGCCGTCGCCGAGGCGGTGATCTACCTCGCCGTCACCCCCAAATCGAACGCCCTTTACGCCGCGTATAAAAAGGTGCAAGGGGACATCCGCGAGAGGCCTTCCCTCCCCGTTCCCAAGCATCTCCGCAACGCGCCGACCCGCCTCATGAAGGAACTCGATTACGGGAAGGGGTACGTCTACGACCCGAATGATCCGGAGGGAGGGATGGCGCAGGAGCACCTCCCCCAAAATCTCCGGGGGCGCCGTTATTACGAGCCGAAGGGGGAGGGGGTGGAGCGGGAGATCCGGAAGAGGCTCGAGGAGTGGCGGGCGAACCGCGAGCGGGCGTCGAAGGGGAGGGGGAAGGGGGAGACCTCTCCGAAAGGAAAAGAGCGACGCGACGAATCGGGTGGTTCCGTAAAACCATCCTAATATGAAGAAACAATAATAGTTATGGCCTTGGTCCCCGCTCCTGCTTTCCGCCTGCCGTCCGGTTTTCTCCCCGTTTTCTCCCCGTTTTCTCCCCCTGTTTTCCACTGATTCAATCATTCCGGAAAATGCGCGATAAGAAGAAGGTAAGCCGCAATCGGGGGGGTTGCGCTTCGCCCGGGACCGAGTCGGTTCGGTGCGGCGATTCGCCTCGACCGGCCGAATCCCGGCGCGGGGTGGAGATGCGCCCGCCGCGACGGTTCGCACCTCTTGCGGGGCATGTGGCTGATGATCCGTACGGGAATTTTCTTCCGGTCGGGAACGCGCCGGTTGTCGCTTCTCGCCGGTTTTCTTTTCTTCCTCACGGGGGGAACGCCGGCGGATCACGGCGCCGCCGGCGATGAGCCGCGCCGCGTTCTCCTCATCAGTTCTTATCACCACGGACTCTCCTGGGCGGACGGCATCACCGAAGCGATTCAGGAAGAATTCGCCTCCGAGAACGTCAATCTTCACGTGGAGTATCTGGACAGCAAACGCTACCCGCTGGAAGAGGTGAGCGGGCCTTTCTACGAATTCCTGCTGAACAAGTACGCCGACAAACCGGTGGATGTGATCCTCGTCGCGGACAACAACGCCTTGACCTTTCTCCGGGATCGGCGCGCCGGGCTCTTTCCCGACACGCCCATCATTTTCTGCGGGATCAACAACTTCACGCCGGAAATGCTGGAGGGATTGGGACCGGATGTCACCGGCGTGGTGGAGATCAGCGATCCCCTGAGCACGGGTCATCACGCGCTCCGTTTATTGCCGGGGCTGAAACGTCTCGCGATCGTCAGCGGTATCACCACGACGGCGATCAACGTGCGTGAGGAGGCCCGCATCGCGATGCGCCCTCTGGAGGACCGTCTGGAGCTTCTCTGGTGGGACGGATTGGAGACGGAGGAACTGATCGGCCGGCTGGAGACATTGGGGCCGGGGGACGCCGTCCTTCTCGTTCTCTACAATCGGGATGGCGCGGGACGTTACTACAGCAACGAGGCGGCCGGCCGCTTGGTCGATTCCCACTCCCCCGTTCCCGTCTTCGGTCTCTGGGACTTCTATATGGGGACCGGCGTGGTGGGAGGGCGGCTGATCAACGCCCGGGATCAGGGGACCGCCGCCGCGGGCCTCGCTCAAACCATCCTGCGCGGAATCCCCGCCTCCCGAATTTCCGTGGTCGGCGCGAGCCCCAACCGGGATATTTTCGACTATGAGGCGTTGGTGCGGCGCGGCCTGAGCAGGCAGGACCTCCCCTCCGGCGCGACCCTGCTCAACGCTCCGGACGACTCGATTCGAGAGTACCTGGTCTACCTGTTCGTCTGCCTCGCCCTCGCCTGTGTCGTTTTCCTCCTCTTCGTGGCGTTTCAGATCGTCGGCGCCCTCGCTCGAAGGCGCGGGCAGGCGCCTCGGTTCAGCGCCGACATCAACCGCTTGATCATCGCCATCCCCCTCGTCGCCATCCTGCTGGCTTCCCTCCTCTGGGCGGCGCAGGACTACATCCGCTTCCGGCAGGACACGTGGAAACTTCGCGGGGACCTTTTGGAGAAGCAAAAGACGCGGGTCGCCCACGAGGTGGACCGGGCTGTGGACGAGATCGCCTTTTTGCGGGAGACGGAGCAAAACCGGCAGAGAGAGCGGATCCGGGAAAGGGTGGATTTCGCCGAATCTCTCGCCCGGGACCTGAGCGAGAAAAATGCGGGGCGGTCCGCCGCGGAGACGGAGAACCTCGTGGCCGACGTTCTCTCCTCTTTCCGTTGGGACGGAGGCGCGGGCTATTACTTCGCTCTCGACGAGACGGGGGTTTTCCGTGTTCATCCCGTGAGGCCGGAATGGGTGGGAAAGAGTGAGTCGGATTGGGCCGACCCGTCACTGGGCAGGATCGTCCGGGAGATGTTCTCGATCGCGTCCCAGGAAAGCGGCGGGTTCATCACCTACGATTGGCCCCGTGGAGAGGAGTCCCTCTCCCCCGTGCCCAAACTCTCCTATGTCCGTGCCCTTCCTTCCTCGGGATGGATCATCGGCGCGGGATCCTATCTGATGGACCTGCGGGAGGGAGCGGAGCGCATGGTGCTCCGTCACCTGGAGTCGATTTCCTTCGGCGAGGGCGCGGGCGCTCTTTTCGTCCAGAACACCGAAGGGACTCTGTTGGCGGATCGGGAGCGGCCGGAATCGGTCGGCCGAAACTTCGTCAACCGGATCGACGCGAATGGAGTCCCGGTTACGAAGGAGATGCTCGCCGCCGCGAAAAGACCGGGCGGGGGGTTCGTTTCCTATGTCGACGGGGAGAAGGATCCCTCCGGCGCGCGCCGGGAGATGCTCGCCTATGTCCGCGGCATCGACGATTGGGGCTGGATCGTAGGAACCGACTTCCCCATCAGCGATCTCGACGAGGTCGTTGAGGCGGAGAGACGGAAGATGCTCGCCGGGTTCGTGACCCGCCTGCTGTCGATGATCGGCGCCATGCTTGCGCTGGGTCTGCTCAGCCTCGCGCTGGGGCGCCGATTCAGCCGGCGGCTGGGGGACCAGATCGAGGCCTTCGAGAGAGGTTTCGGCGACGCGGCCCGGGAAGACCGCACCATGGACGAAACCGCCTTCCACCACGCGGAAATCCGGAAGATGACCCGGCGGATCAATGAGATCCTCGCGGCGCGCAATCTCGCCCGTGAGGAACTGCGGCTCATGCGGGAGAGGCTGGAACTCGCCATGGACGCCGCCGAACACGGGTTCTGGGATTGCGACATCGAATCCGGCAATGCCTATTTCAGCCCACGCTACTACACCATGCTCGGTTATGAGCCGGGCGAACTGC
The genomic region above belongs to Candidatus Eisenbacteria bacterium and contains:
- a CDS encoding amidohydrolase; this translates as MLVLFNGRIGWGAVGETALLARAGIIEAVGGDGEILDLAPARAERIDLRGGLLLPGFTDAHVHLLHLGRLLHRTDLGEALSLAGALERIERTVRESAEPVLFFEGADESLWPERRLPTRRELDRLEPRRPLLVRRVCMHIAVANGPALERIGARRPDVDPESGRCEEESVLHLEDGPFRPSEEEDRRAVLRAQERALSFGVTTVHEIDSPRFARVWRALESEGRLRTRVFFYAASAPEETAELAAENREGDLFRVAGVKAFLDGSIGGCTAAVTEPYPTGGDGTLLLERDAVEKLIRKAEELELPVALHAIGDRAIEEALAAHEAIRREGPPPVPHRIEHAEMLTPAQAGRVRRQGLLLSMQPNFPLRWGGPGGLYETRVGRERARGWNRIGEWIRAGIPVAFGSDGMPFDPFTGMEGAVRHPVPAERISPEEAFHAYSGRAERFVPGGGAGGSIAPGRRADLILFDGPPAEGEPLRRERLARVFAAGETVYVRE
- a CDS encoding replication-associated recombination protein A, with the translated sequence MCASEETPDLFGVGQGEGESKEPRSPLADRLRPRTLEEFVGQGHLLGEGAVLERMIRGGELLSVIFWGPPGTGKTTLARLMARYAGAVFLEFSAVLSGVKEIREAVVRARRERDLRGKRTILFVDEIHRFNKAQQDAFLPHMEDGTITLVGATTENPSFEVNAALLSRTRVFTLEPLREEDVVSILDRALEDPERGLGVRVEIGPEEKLRIVSFSEGDARRALSLLELAVRMAAAGEGGACRVTGETIDAAAQKKALLYDKSGEEHYNLISALHKSLRGSNPDAALYYAVRMIESGEDPRYLLRRLIRFAVEDVGLADPRALAVALNADDTYRRLGSPEGDLAVAEAVIYLAVTPKSNALYAAYKKVQGDIRERPSLPVPKHLRNAPTRLMKELDYGKGYVYDPNDPEGGMAQEHLPQNLRGRRYYEPKGEGVEREIRKRLEEWRANRERASKGRGKGETSPKGKERRDESGGSVKPS